CGACGGTCACGTGGCCCACGGGAAGCCTATCGGGCCAAAGCAAGTGGATGTCGGTCCCGTCGATCTCGTCGAGACGCAGCAGTTCGCGGCGGGGCGCGGTCGGGTCGCCGGTCCGAGGCCGGCCGTCGTCGGAAAGAGATTCGCATGACATAGATTTGTCTGCAATTCTAGTAATGTTGAAATGTGTTCTTAGGTATACGATATATATGAACATGATGTCAATAGGCCCGTGGTGGCAATTTGGCAGCCGGCTTTAGCCGGGCTTCGGTCGCTTGCCACCAGCTTTAGCTGGTGGTTTGCGTCACCGAACCCGACCTCGGTAGCCGGCTTCAGCCGGGCTTCTCGGCCAGGGCTTTAGCCCTTGCCGGCAACAGGTCTCCGCTTGGCCGGGCAACTCGGCAACACGCCCTGGGCCAATTCGCAGGCCGGCCTGGCCGGCGCCGACCGCAAATCGACTTTCCATCGACGTTCCCTCGATGTTCTCGCGATCGCCGTGTAGTTGACCGCCAGCGCGCTCTCGGTCGGGCCGGTGCGGCTGACGGCGAATTCGCCGGCGTCGCCCCCTTTAGTGGCGTTGGCGCTCTCGGTGATGGTCACCGTCGGCGGCGGCTCTTTGTGAATCGCCGGCGTGGTGCTCGAAAGTCCATCATCGACAATCACACGGGTCATGCGTCGGTCCTCCTGCCCTCGTGATAGCCACTGACAGAACTTACTTAAAATAGCGCTCGGCCGAGCAGGCGCAGCCCCACCAGGCAGAGCGCCAGCGCCAACAAGCGCACGATCAGCGATCCTTGCAGACGGGTCGAGAGCGATGCCCCCAGCGGCGCTCCCATCATGACGCCGACGGCCAGATACATGGTCTGCGCCAGTCCGCGCTCGAACTCGCCCAGCGCCACGTGCGTCACCGTTGCCGTCAGAGCGATGAACGTCAGCACGAAATGCGAGGTGGCCGTGGCCGTGTGGGCGGGCATCCGCAAGGCCCGGATCAGGAACGGGACGTGGATGATTCCGCCTCCGATGCCGAGCAGGCTGGATAAGACGCCGATGTAGGCGCTGCCGACGGAGCCCACGAGCAGGCGGCGGTCGGGCAACCGGGCCGCGGCACCTGGCCCCAGCTCGCCTCCCACGCCCAGCGGACTGGCGAACAACAGCCCGCCGACGGCCAACAACAGCCCGCCAAAAATCGGATCGAACAGGCGGCGCGGCATCTCGTGAACCAGCCGCGTGCCGAGGACCGCGCCCGGCAGGCCGGCCAGCGTAAACAAAACGCCCGCCCGAAAGTCCACCCGGCCCATCCGCACGTAGGCGATCGTGCCGGAGTAGGCGTTGAAGAACACCACCGCCAGCGACATGGCGGTGATGGTCGCGGGCGATTCGTGGGGGAACAGCATCAACAGCGCGGGCACCAGAACCGATCCGCCGCCGGCGCCCACCAGTGTGCCGTAGGCCCCCACCAGCAGGCCCAAGGGGGCCAGCCGCATAAACTCGTGAAGTTCCGGCGTCATGGGGGCGATCGGCTAGATTTGATAGTCGTAGGGAGAGGCCGGGCGATCGGCAGGGCGGACATCGCCGGTTTTTGTCCCTCGCTCCGGCCAGAACCGGGTCACCAGCCAATACGTGATCCAACCCCAGCCGAGCGGCAGGAGGGCGGTCAACAGGATCAGCACGGCAAGCCGCATCGGGTTTTCACTTCGATGTTTCCAGCAACCAGATGTTGCGGAAGCGGACCGGGTTTCCGTGGTCCTGCAAGTAGAGCGGCCCCTTTTCCGCGCCTTCGGCCACCGGGGCCGCCGTGGTGGCGTGCGGCAATTCCACGTTGTCGTGAATCACCACGCCGTTGTGCCGCACCGTAATGCGGGCGTTCTTTTGCTTCTTGCCCGCACCGTCGAACTCGGCCGCCGTATAGTCGATATCGTAGGTCTGCCAAACCAGCGGCGGGTAGCAGAGGTTCGCGTCGCAGTCTTTCACCGAATAAATGCCGCCGCACTCGTTGTTCTTGCCGGCCAAGGCGAAGGAATCGAGAATCTGCACCTCGTAGCGGCCCTGCAAATAGCAGCCGCTGTTGCCCCGGCCCTGCCCGCGCGCTAGGGGCATGAACGGCGTGCGAAACTCCACGTGCAGCGAGCAGTCGCCGAACTTTTGCTTGCTGGTGGCCGGGGGGATCAACAGGCCGTCGTCGCTGACGCGGCCGTTTACCAGCGCGTCGGCGTTCCGGCCGTCGAAGAGCACCACGGCGCCCTCGGGCGGCTTCTGGCCCAGCGTCGGACTTTTGCGTTCGGTGCGGGACAACTTGCCCACCACATCGCCCTCGGGGGTGGTCATCGAGAGCGTGCCGTTCTCGATGCGGCCCAGTCCTTGCGGCTGCTCGAACAGCACCGCGCCGTTTTTCAGTTCGCCGTCGCCCTCATAGACTTCCTTGTTCCAGCCATCGCCGGGCAGACCGCCCAGATAGAGCACCGCGTGAAACTTTCCTTTGCCGAGAGCGATCACTCGGGCGCCGGTTTTCACCGCGCCCAGGCCCGTGTCCAGCTCGCCGACGTACTCGCCTTGCAGGGCGAAGTCGGGGTCCGCCGCGGCAGCCAGCGGGTTGTCGTAAGCCGGGTTATTGGCGTTGTCGGCCGCGCGAGCGGCTACGGCAACGAGAGGGAGCAACACAAGCGACAGCATGGCACGGCGGAACATTGAATTCTCCAGATCAATAAACGCTGCATTTTCTGGCTCCATCTTATCCAGGTCCAAGGCGGGTGCAAGCCGCGTGGCCCGCTTGCTCCGCCCGTAGCCCGCTTGCTCCGCAAGCGGAACAGCTTTCCCTGGCTTGACGACTTTCACCAAGGGACAGGCTTGCCCGTTGGCAACGCACATCCGCTTGCGGAGCAAGCGGGCTACGGGCTACGGCTTGCTTTTTCCGCACCCGCGATTAGCATTACGCGCAGGGCCTTTTTTGCCCTTTGCGTGTCGCAGTCGGGGCGCGGCACGGATCGTTGACCGGCTGGCAATGCTCACCATGTGCGGACTACGAAGACGGTTCGGTCGCGGCAGGCGCTCCACAAGAGCGTGTCGGGCCGAGGCATTGGAAGACCGGCGATTGCTGACGGGCGTCACCTATCAAGGCGGCCCGCTCATCCACAACGTGGCCGTCGAAACCGTCTTTCTTGGGCAGGCCTGGGCCACCGATTCCTCGCTTCAGCAAAACGCCGCCCAGATCGACCAGTTCTTCGCCTCGATCACCAACAGCAGTTTCATGGACCTGCTGGCCCAATACGGCACCCCGCAGGCCGGAGCCATCGGCCACGGATCGTACGTCGGCGAGTTCGACATCCCACAAGACGCCTGGCGCCGCTCGACCGTAGGCGACGGCACGATCCAAAGTGTGCTCAACTCCGAAATCGGTTCCGGCGCTCTCAGCGTGCCCGACGACAACCGCCTGCTGTTCGTCTTCACTCCGCCTGATGTCACCGTCTCGCAAGGTGGCACGCGCAGCAACGGCTACCCAACCGGGTTTGCCGGGTATCACAACAGCTTTGTCGCTTCCAACGGGCAACTCGTCCGGTATGCGGTCATTCCCGATCCGATCGGCAACGACCAGGTGGCCGGCCTGACCTCGTTTGCGCAGCAAACCGCGGCGGCCTCTCACGAGCTGGCTGAGTCGGTCACCGACCCCGACGGCACGAGCTGGTGGGACGCCAGCAACGACGCCACTTCGGGCTATGAAATCGGCGACTTCGCCGACCTGAACAGCAACGTAGTTTATCTGAACGGGTACGCGGTCGAGGAGCTCTGGTCGAACGCCGCCGGCGGGCTGGCTGCAGCGGCCGGCGCCAGCGACGTCCCCACGCCGATCACCACACCGCCCGTCAGTACTCCGCCGACGACCGGCGGCACGATCAACCCGCCCGTCGCTTCGGACCTCCCCGCGAACATCAGCAACGTGGCTGAGTCGCTCACGCACAGCGTCGAGTATTACACCACGTTCATCAACGCGGCCTTCGAGCACTACCTGGCGCGGCCCGCCGATTCCGCCGGGCTGAGCTATTGGGTGACGCAAATGCAGCTCGGCGCGACCGACGAGCAACTCGAAGCCGAGTTGCTCAGCTCGTCGGAATACGCGCAGCTTCAGGGCGGAACGGATGCCGCGTGGGTCATCGGAATGTACCTGGACCTGCTGGGCCGTCCCGCCGACGACGCCGGCCTGTCTTACTGGCTGGGCGAAATCCAGGCCGGCGTGAACCGCTACCAGATCGCGCTGGGCATCGCGACCAGTGCCGAGCGGGAGGCGATCGTGGTGGCAAGCGACTACCAGACGTTCCTCGGCCGGACGACCAGCTCGGCGGAAATCGCGTTCTGGGTGAGCCAGTTCGAGCAGGGCGCTCGCAACGAAGACCTGATTGCCGGCTTCATCTCGTCGGCCGAGTATTACAACGCGGCCAACAAAGGCCATTCCGATTCCGTCGCTTGGCTCGACAGCGTCTTTCAGGATCTGTTTCAGAGCACGCCCACCGCCGCGGATCTGGACCTCTGGCTGGCCCAATTGGGCTGAGCGCCGCCCTGTAGGGAACGGACTCCGTGCCGTTCCGTGAAGTGCGCAAAAAACCGCTCGATTCGCACTTTCCGGAACGGCACGGAGTCCGTTCCCTACAGAGGTGCGGAGCGCATAAAAAAGCCCGAGAACATCCTTCGACGTCTCGGGCTACTGCCTGGGCAGTGATGCTTCGTTTCGCTCGCTCGATCAATAACCCGTGCCCAAGATCTTGCGATCGGCCCGCCAGCTCGACGGCTGTCGGTTGCCGTTGTAGTTGGGCGAATACGAATAGCGCACTGCTGAACCATTGGCCGTCGTCGGCCCATAGGAATAACGACGGGTGGTGCTGGACTGGGCCGCCTGGCCCGTCGCACGCTGCGACACCGTTGCGGTGCCGCCGTAGGAATAGTAACGCGTCCGCCGTCCGCCGGCTTGCGCCCGCTCGGCAGTCGCCATGGCCAACACGGCAACCGCCACTGCCAGGAAGCAGAACTTCCTCATGACACACCTCCAAAAAAATTGACACACATTGCCTGGAGGGTCGCAGGCCGCCTGGACACCGCGACCACCAATATAAGAATAGCCTAGAACCACGCCCGCGGCTATCTCTCGGACAAGAAAAACCCCCTTCTGACAAAAACTTAAGCAACTTGCCGCCTGGCAGCATCAGTGATACCGTAGGGTGGGATCAGCGAGCTTTTGAGCCCCGTGAGCAAGGCGTTAGGCGATGGGCGTTAGGCTTTGGGCACAGAGTCACAACCGTGCCGTAACGCCCAATGCCTAACGCCTGACGCCTTCAACATGGTGGGCCGGCGCTCGCAAGCTCGCTCGCTCCCACCCTACGCGGAACCTCCTGTTTTCGATGCAACCCCATGAGCGACCCCTACTTCCAGTCTCTGTTCGCCGAGCGGATCGGCGGCGTCAACTACGGCAAAGGGACCGAAATCTACAAGTTCGAGAAGATCAAGCGTGCCAAGCGGAAGGCGCTGGCCGAGCACCCCGATCGCAAGCTGGTCGATTTTGGCATCGGCGAAAACGACGAACCGGCCGATGAATCGGTCCGTGCGGTGATGGCCGCCGAGATTCACAAGCCCGAAAACCGCGGTTATGCCGACAACGGCATCGCCGCCTTCAAAGAGGCGGCGGCCCGCTTCATGGAGCGGAATTTTGGAGTCAAGCTCGACCCCGTCAAGGAGGTGAATCACTCCATCGGCTCCAAGCCCGCGCTGGCGATGCTGCCGGCGGCCTTCATCAATCCGGGCGACATTGCGTTGATGACCGTGCCCGGCTACCCGGTGGCCGGCACGCACACCCGGTATTACGGGGGCGAAGTCTACCGCTTGCCGCTCTTGGCGGAGAACGATTTTTTCCCCGATCTCGACGCCGTGCCGGCCGACATCCGCCGCCGGGCGAAGCTGCTGGTGCTCAATTATCCCAACAGTCCGACCGGCAAGCCGGCCACCCGCGATTTTTACTCCCGCGTGATCGACTTCGCGCGCGCCAACCAGATCGTGGTGGTGCAAGACGCCGCTCACATCTTGCTGACCTATCAGGGCGGGCCGCTGAGCTTTTTGCAGGTGCCCGGCGCCAAAGAGGTGGGAGTCGAAGTCCATTCGCTCTCGAAGGGCTATCACATGATCGGCTGGCGGATGGGCTGGGTTTGCGGGCACGAGCGGATCGTGCAGGCGTTTGCCGACATCAAAGACAACAGCGATTCGGGCCAGTTCATCGCCATTCAGAAGGCGGCGGCCGCGGCGCTCGACAACGAGGCCATTCCCCGCCGCGTTCGCGAAAAATACCGCCGGCGACTGGAGAAGCTGGTGGCGGTGCTGGGCCGTTGCGGCTTTGCTTGCCGCATGCCGGGCGGCACCTATTTTCTTTACACCCGTGCGCCGCGCGGAGTGAGCGGCGGAGCGAGGTTCGAGACCGCCGAGGCGGCCAGCCAGCATCTGATCGCCGAACACTCGATTTGCACCGTGCCCTGGGACGATGCCGGAAACTTTTTGCGGTTCAGCGTCACCTATGAGGCGGCCGACGAAGCCGCCGAAGACGCGCTGATGCGCGAAACCGAAGAGCGACTCAAGAAGATCCGCTTGGAGTTTTAGGTCGTTGTCATGCCCAACATCTTCGAAGGCCGGCCAGTGGCGGGCGAAGGCCGCTTTTCTATTGTCGTCTCGCGCTATAATGAAACGATCACCTCGCGGTTGTTGAGTGGAGCGATCGAGACGCTCAAGGCCCACGGCGTGAGCGACGAGGCGATCGATGTGGCCTGGGTGCCCGGCGCCTTCGAGATTCCGCTCGTGGCGGCCAGGCAAGCCGGCAGCGGTCGTTACGCCGCGGTGCTGTGTTTGGGCGCGGTGATTCGCGGCGAAACGACGCACGACCAACACATCAATCGGGCGGTGAGCGGTGAATTGGCGCGGATCGGCGTCGAGAGCGACGTGCCGGTCTTGTTCGGATTGCTCACCTGCGATACGCTCGAACAGGCGATCCACCGGGCCGGCGGCAACGTAGGAAACAAAGGATCCGAATGCGCCCTCGCCGCGCTGCAGATGGTCGATCTGCTGAGAAACCTGGAGCAAGGAAGTGGTTAGTGATTAGTGGTTAGTGGATAGTGCGAACGACTGGCACTAACCCCAACCCCCAACCCCCAACCCCCAACCACTAACCACTAACCACTAACCACTAACCACTAACAATGTCCCGCCGCAGCCGAGCACGTGAAGTCGTGTTGCAGGTCCTCTTTCAGGACGACCTGAATCCGGGCGCCAACCCCGCCCGAGGCGATGAATTCCTGCGCGCCCGGCTGAAGAGCGACGAGCTGGTGAGCTTCGCGCAGTCGCTTGTGGCGGGCGTGCGGCGCAACCGCGCGGAGCTCGACGGCCTGTTGGACCGCATCGCCGACAATTGGAGCCTCGACCGCATGGCGGTCACCGACCGCAACGTGCTGCGGTTGGGCGCCTATGAAATCCTCTACGCCGACACGCCCGGCGCCGTGGCCATCAACGAAGCGGTGGAACTGGCCAAGCGGTTCGGCTCGGGCCAGTCGGCACAGTTTGTGAACGGAATCCTCGACCGGTTTTTGGAAAAGCAACGGGACACCTAGGACGAGCATGGGTTTCTTCGACAAAGTCAAGGCTGGCTTGCAAAAGACCAGCCGACTGCTGAACACCGACGTCCGCGACCTGTTCAAGAGCCAGGGCCGTTTGGTCGACGAGGCGTTTCTCGACGAGCTGCTGGTGATCCTGGTCAAGACCGACATGGGCGTGCAGTCGGCCCAGCAAATCGTGGCCGAGGTACAGAACGAATTCCGCGGCCGCGTGGTCGAACTGGCCGACGTTCTGGCAACCGTCAAAAAAAACCTGAAGAGCTTATTGGCGCAGGACGAGCAGCCGGTCCGTCTGGCGGCTGAGGGTCCGATGGTGATCATGGTGGCCGGAGTCAACGGGGCCGGCAAAACGACCTCCATCGCCAAGCTAACGCACCTCTTTACCTCGCAGGGCAAGCGCGTGGTGCTGGGCGCGGCCGACACTTTTCGCGCCGCCGCCGTCGAGCAGCTTACCGTCTGGGCCTCGCGGCTGGGGGCCGAGATCGTGAAGGGCGAATCGGGGGGCGATCCGGCCAGCGTGGCGCATCGTGCCGTGGCACGGGCCGTCGAAATCAAGGCTGACGTTTGTATTGTCGACACGGCCGGACGGTTGCAGACCCAGCAGAACTTGATGCAGCAGTTGACCAAGATCCACCGGGTGATCGGCAAGCAGGTTCCCGGAGCGCCTCACGAGGTCATTTTGGTGCTCGACGCCACGACCGGCCAGAACGGCATCAGTCAGGCGAAACATTTTACCGACGCGGTGCAGTGTACCGGCATCATGCTGGCCAAGATCGACGGCACGGCGAAGGGCGGCGTGATCGTGGCCATCCGTCAGCAAGTCGGCTTGCCGGTGAAGTACCTGGGCGTGGGCGAAAAGGCCGAGGACCTGGCGCCCTTCGTGCCCGACGAGTTCGTCGAGGCGATGTTTGCGGGAATGGCGTAGGGAACGCGGTCTGGTCTGCAACGAGGAGCCAAGCATGGGATGGTCATACCGAAAGAGTGCCAGCATTGGGCCGTTCAGAATCAATGTCAGCAAGTCGGGCGTCGGCTACTCGTTTGGCGGAAAAGGGTTCCGCACGGGTGTCAATGCACGCGGGCGACGCTACACGTCGATGAGCGTGCCCGGCACCGGCCTGCGGTACACCAAGAGCGGCGGCAAGGGAACGACCGGCTGCCTGCTGGTGCTGGTCGCGGTTGGCTGCGCGCTCGCATGCCTCGTGGTTGCGTAGGAGGGTTCAGGGTTCAGAGTTCAGGGTTCGGATAGGTTCTTGGCCAAAAAGCCGCGCTTTGAGGAGAAACCAAAAATGCCATCTCTCAGTTTTGTCCGGACAATACGCACCGCGACCTCGGAGCGTTTTTTGCTGGCCGTGAACGGCGTCGACTCCGCGGCGGCGCTCGACCTGCACTACCTGCCGAACAACGGCGTCGCGGCCACGCTGTGCGTTTTGGACAGCGGCGTCGGCGACGATCAGATCACCGACCTCATCGAACAAATCGACGAAGTTCTGCTCCCCGAGGTCAGCCGCGCCGAAGGTAACCTGCACTTCACGGTCGTCCGGGGGCGAGCCGTCGGCGACTTTGTTCCGCACGCGGCTGGCGATTGACATGCAGCCAACCGGGTTGCCGCACCTTGCCGACGGTTCTTCAAAAAAGAAAAGACCTCTCCGGGACGAATCCCGAAGAGGTCTTGTTCGTTCTGACCCCTGGTTGCTGCCCCTGAACAGTCAACCGTGTTAGTTGCGCTGTACCAACTTGCGGGTCGAGGCCATCGTGCGGTGGCCCTGGATCGAAGCCGACGGGTCGGTCACCGGAGCGGGCGGCATCGGGGCAGCTTCACCAGCGGCAGGAGCCGGAGCGGCACCGTCCGCCGGGGCGCCACAGCCGCCGGCGCAGCCACCGCAGCAGCTCGAACCACCGCAGCAGCTCGAACCGCAGCCGCCGTGGCAGCCCTTGTGCTTCTTGAACAGGTTGCTCAAGAAGCTGCAGCGCTTCGTCTTGCAGCAGTTCTCGCAGGGATTGCAGCAGCTCGCCTGCTCGCAGCAGGCGGGCTCACAGCAGGCCGGCTGCTCGCAGCAGGCGGGTTCGGCACAGGCCGTTTCGCAGCAGCTATTGCAGCAGCCCTTGTCGAACATTCCCCGCAAGCGGCCAAACAGCTTGCACTTGTGGCCGCAGCCGCTGTTGCAGCAGCTCGTCTCACAGCAGGCCGGCTCGCAGCAGGCGGGCTGCTCGCAGCAGGCCGGCTCGCAGCAGGCGGGCTGTTCGCAGCACGTCGGCTCGCAACAGCTCGTCTCACAGCACGACTGGCAGCAGCTTCCGCCGCGGCCCAGCATCCGGTTGAGCAGATCGAAGCCAAAGCTCTGGCTGCACAGACCCAGGCTGACAACGAGTGCTCCTACAAACATGTTCCATTTCATCGAGCAACGTCTCCTTTACATGGAACTGGGGCGGAACGCTTGTCCTTCACTATCGAGCAGGTCCTGATCGACACGTATCGCTCTTCTCTCGTTTTGGGAGGGATTGACTCCGTCGGGAGTTCGCTTTCGCCGTAGCGGCGGTGGCCGATGTCGCAAGTCACTCGTTAGCAGGTCAGCGTGGGTCGTATCCCGCAGTTCACAAGGTTATGGCTCCAGGGCCGTCGAACCATTCCTTGGCTCGATAACTACCGGGTCGGTTGCCTGGGGCTCCCCATACGCGCCGCGGTTAGCGGCCACGTACTTCCTCGTTGAGGGACAACTACCGTATCGGCTACCCTATCGGCAGCCCTTGAGAACACGGGACCAATTTTCGCCAAATCGCTTAGCTTTCCTATGGGGCGGACCTTGCCGCGCTCATAAGCTGGCAAAACCTTAAGGGCAAAATCGGCCTAGGCCTGCTCGACGGCGCGGCTGCGCACCACTTGCTCCACCGTCTCGAGCAACTGGTCGAGCCGGAACGGTTTATAGAGCACCGCGCCCGAAGGAAGTCCGGCCTGCCGCGCCTTGACGATCGAATGGCCGGGATCGTAGCCGAAACCGGTCATCAGCACCAAAGGAACGTGCTCCATGACCGTCTGCAACTTGATCATGAATTCGAAGCCCGTCATGTCGGGCAAGCGGATGTCGGCAATCACCACGTCGTAACTCTGGCCCGGACTTTGGTTGCGGACCATGAAGATGGCCTCGCCGCCGTCGTGCGCGGTTTCGACGACGCAGCCGTAACGTTCCAGCAGGTTATGGGCGGCGCCGCGCACCGAGTCGTCGGCATCGGCCACGAGCACCGTCAGGCCCCGCAACAGCGGCCGTTCGCTCATCTGGATCGCCTGCGGGTGGGCCTGGCTGGGGGCCATCTGTTGGCCCACCTTCTGGATCACCTGCTTGATATCGCGGGCATTGCGCAGAATGCGCTGCAATCGCTCGGCCACTTCAGGCTCGTGGCCGATGTAACGCTCCATAATATTGACCGCGTCGTTCAGAATGTCGTCGACCGGCAGGGCCACCGCGCTATGGATGGCCTCGACGCTTTCGGCGGCCGTGCTGGCCTTCTCGGCCACGAGCAACTCGAGGGTGTTCAGCGCCAGAGCCACGTCGCGGGTGAAAATCTCCAGGAATTGCAGGTCGCTTTCGCTGAAGGCATGCGGTTCGGGGCTTTCCACGTTGAACGTGCCGATCACTTCATCGTGCAGCATGAGCGGAACGGTGAGCGAGCTTTTTGCCCCGGCGGCGCCCGCCAGATAGAGCGGGTCTTCCGTGGTGTCTTCGCAAAGGTAACTCTTGCCGGTGGCGGCCACGAACCCCGTCACGCCGTTGTTCTGCGGCTGGGCATAGAGCACGCGGTTCGTGGCTTCGGGCATCAAACCCTCGGAAAGCAGCGGTTCCAGCTTGCCCGTCTTGGAGTCGAGCAGGCGAATTTCCACCACATTGAAATTGAGCAGGTCGCGGGTGTAGTGCAGAATATTCGACTTGAGCAGCTCGATTCGCTCTTCCACCGTCATGGCGAACAGTTCGTCGGGCGTAAGATTGGCCAGTTCGATGCCCGCCTGGTGAATGGCCGCCAGTTTCTGCTGCTGCAATTGCTCGGCCGTCACGTCTCGGATGGTGACCACCAGGTTTTTGGGCGGCCCGTCGTCGTTCTCTAGGAGCGGGGCCGCGTGGACGCGGTAATAGTGACTGTCGCTGGAGCGCAGGGTGGAGCTGCTGCCGCAGCCCGTCGCCAACGCCGTGTGAAAGGGGCAAAAGTCGGGACCCAGAATCTCCGGGCTGCCCAGCACGGTGTAAAAGTTGGCGCCGACCACGTTCTCGCGGCTGGTCCACTCTTTCAAACGGCCGTTGCCCCAGAGAATGGTGTTGTCGCTGTCGAGCAGGACCACCCCGTCCGGCATTCCCTGCAAAATGCGTTCATTCTGCAACAGCTTGCCAATCTGCAAAGCTTCGTGGATGTGCTCGCCATCGATGTAGATGGCCGCAAATTCGTCACGCGCCAACTTGGCCAGCGCGCGAATGGGGCCCTGCACGCACACCAACTCGTACATTTCGCCAAGCGGCGAAATGCGCGGATCGTGGGAGTCGCGCGATCGGGAGACGTAGAGCAGTTTGGGTTTCGACGACAAGCTCGTCAACTCCAGCTTGGGCTCCGGGCTACCGCTGCATTATAGAGAGGACCACAAA
The Pirellulales bacterium DNA segment above includes these coding regions:
- a CDS encoding sulfite exporter TauE/SafE family protein, coding for MTPELHEFMRLAPLGLLVGAYGTLVGAGGGSVLVPALLMLFPHESPATITAMSLAVVFFNAYSGTIAYVRMGRVDFRAGVLFTLAGLPGAVLGTRLVHEMPRRLFDPIFGGLLLAVGGLLFASPLGVGGELGPGAAARLPDRRLLVGSVGSAYIGVLSSLLGIGGGIIHVPFLIRALRMPAHTATATSHFVLTFIALTATVTHVALGEFERGLAQTMYLAVGVMMGAPLGASLSTRLQGSLIVRLLALALCLVGLRLLGRALF
- a CDS encoding DUF1080 domain-containing protein — encoded protein: MFRRAMLSLVLLPLVAVAARAADNANNPAYDNPLAAAADPDFALQGEYVGELDTGLGAVKTGARVIALGKGKFHAVLYLGGLPGDGWNKEVYEGDGELKNGAVLFEQPQGLGRIENGTLSMTTPEGDVVGKLSRTERKSPTLGQKPPEGAVVLFDGRNADALVNGRVSDDGLLIPPATSKQKFGDCSLHVEFRTPFMPLARGQGRGNSGCYLQGRYEVQILDSFALAGKNNECGGIYSVKDCDANLCYPPLVWQTYDIDYTAAEFDGAGKKQKNARITVRHNGVVIHDNVELPHATTAAPVAEGAEKGPLYLQDHGNPVRFRNIWLLETSK
- a CDS encoding DUF4214 domain-containing protein produces the protein MLTMCGLRRRFGRGRRSTRACRAEALEDRRLLTGVTYQGGPLIHNVAVETVFLGQAWATDSSLQQNAAQIDQFFASITNSSFMDLLAQYGTPQAGAIGHGSYVGEFDIPQDAWRRSTVGDGTIQSVLNSEIGSGALSVPDDNRLLFVFTPPDVTVSQGGTRSNGYPTGFAGYHNSFVASNGQLVRYAVIPDPIGNDQVAGLTSFAQQTAAASHELAESVTDPDGTSWWDASNDATSGYEIGDFADLNSNVVYLNGYAVEELWSNAAGGLAAAAGASDVPTPITTPPVSTPPTTGGTINPPVASDLPANISNVAESLTHSVEYYTTFINAAFEHYLARPADSAGLSYWVTQMQLGATDEQLEAELLSSSEYAQLQGGTDAAWVIGMYLDLLGRPADDAGLSYWLGEIQAGVNRYQIALGIATSAEREAIVVASDYQTFLGRTTSSAEIAFWVSQFEQGARNEDLIAGFISSAEYYNAANKGHSDSVAWLDSVFQDLFQSTPTAADLDLWLAQLG
- a CDS encoding LL-diaminopimelate aminotransferase, with product MSDPYFQSLFAERIGGVNYGKGTEIYKFEKIKRAKRKALAEHPDRKLVDFGIGENDEPADESVRAVMAAEIHKPENRGYADNGIAAFKEAAARFMERNFGVKLDPVKEVNHSIGSKPALAMLPAAFINPGDIALMTVPGYPVAGTHTRYYGGEVYRLPLLAENDFFPDLDAVPADIRRRAKLLVLNYPNSPTGKPATRDFYSRVIDFARANQIVVVQDAAHILLTYQGGPLSFLQVPGAKEVGVEVHSLSKGYHMIGWRMGWVCGHERIVQAFADIKDNSDSGQFIAIQKAAAAALDNEAIPRRVREKYRRRLEKLVAVLGRCGFACRMPGGTYFLYTRAPRGVSGGARFETAEAASQHLIAEHSICTVPWDDAGNFLRFSVTYEAADEAAEDALMRETEERLKKIRLEF
- the ribH gene encoding 6,7-dimethyl-8-ribityllumazine synthase codes for the protein MPNIFEGRPVAGEGRFSIVVSRYNETITSRLLSGAIETLKAHGVSDEAIDVAWVPGAFEIPLVAARQAGSGRYAAVLCLGAVIRGETTHDQHINRAVSGELARIGVESDVPVLFGLLTCDTLEQAIHRAGGNVGNKGSECALAALQMVDLLRNLEQGSG
- the nusB gene encoding transcription antitermination factor NusB, which gives rise to MSRRSRAREVVLQVLFQDDLNPGANPARGDEFLRARLKSDELVSFAQSLVAGVRRNRAELDGLLDRIADNWSLDRMAVTDRNVLRLGAYEILYADTPGAVAINEAVELAKRFGSGQSAQFVNGILDRFLEKQRDT
- the ftsY gene encoding signal recognition particle-docking protein FtsY encodes the protein MGFFDKVKAGLQKTSRLLNTDVRDLFKSQGRLVDEAFLDELLVILVKTDMGVQSAQQIVAEVQNEFRGRVVELADVLATVKKNLKSLLAQDEQPVRLAAEGPMVIMVAGVNGAGKTTSIAKLTHLFTSQGKRVVLGAADTFRAAAVEQLTVWASRLGAEIVKGESGGDPASVAHRAVARAVEIKADVCIVDTAGRLQTQQNLMQQLTKIHRVIGKQVPGAPHEVILVLDATTGQNGISQAKHFTDAVQCTGIMLAKIDGTAKGGVIVAIRQQVGLPVKYLGVGEKAEDLAPFVPDEFVEAMFAGMA
- a CDS encoding DUF4236 domain-containing protein; translation: MGWSYRKSASIGPFRINVSKSGVGYSFGGKGFRTGVNARGRRYTSMSVPGTGLRYTKSGGKGTTGCLLVLVAVGCALACLVVA
- a CDS encoding response regulator, giving the protein MSSKPKLLYVSRSRDSHDPRISPLGEMYELVCVQGPIRALAKLARDEFAAIYIDGEHIHEALQIGKLLQNERILQGMPDGVVLLDSDNTILWGNGRLKEWTSRENVVGANFYTVLGSPEILGPDFCPFHTALATGCGSSSTLRSSDSHYYRVHAAPLLENDDGPPKNLVVTIRDVTAEQLQQQKLAAIHQAGIELANLTPDELFAMTVEERIELLKSNILHYTRDLLNFNVVEIRLLDSKTGKLEPLLSEGLMPEATNRVLYAQPQNNGVTGFVAATGKSYLCEDTTEDPLYLAGAAGAKSSLTVPLMLHDEVIGTFNVESPEPHAFSESDLQFLEIFTRDVALALNTLELLVAEKASTAAESVEAIHSAVALPVDDILNDAVNIMERYIGHEPEVAERLQRILRNARDIKQVIQKVGQQMAPSQAHPQAIQMSERPLLRGLTVLVADADDSVRGAAHNLLERYGCVVETAHDGGEAIFMVRNQSPGQSYDVVIADIRLPDMTGFEFMIKLQTVMEHVPLVLMTGFGYDPGHSIVKARQAGLPSGAVLYKPFRLDQLLETVEQVVRSRAVEQA